Below is a genomic region from Isosphaeraceae bacterium EP7.
GCGGATCTGGCCGGCGACGATCGCACCGGTCTTCAGGCCGAAGCGGCGGATCTGGCTGGGCGAGACGTAGATGTCGTCCGGGCAGGGAAGATAGTTGTAGTCGGGGCTGCGCAGGAAGCCGAAACCGTCGGGCAGGACCTCGAGCGTCCCCTCGCCGAACATCAGGCCGTTCTGCTTGACCCGTTCCTTGAGGATCTTGAAGATCAGGTCCTGCTTCTTCAGGCCCGTGTACTCGGCCACACCCTCCGCCTTGGCGGTGCGAATGAGCTGCGGCATCGTCATCTTCTGCAGTTCGGTGAGATGGATCTCCCCGCGCTTGATGTCCTCGTAGCGGTCGTGGATCTCGGTGTCGCCGAACGCGTCCTCGTCGCCTTCGAACTCCGCGTCCTCCTCGAACCCGTCAGCCGGCGAGCGTTCGTCCTGGGGGTGCCCGGCGTGCACCTGGGCCGCCGCGTGCTGATCGGCTCGGGGGGCGTGCGAGGCGGGCATCGAGTCGCGGACGACCCGAACGGCGGGCCCATCGGAGTGCGAGCCGAAGCCGTCCTTCTGCGGCGCCTGGCCGTCCCGCTGGGGGGCCTGGATCTCGCGCTGCGGGGCCTGGGCGTCGCGCTGCGGAGTGGGGAGGGGCCGGGTCCTGCCGATGGGCGAGGCGGCGACCTCGCGCTCGACCCGATCTCGATTGAGCCGGTCGCGGATGCTCATCCCCCCCTCGCGGGGCCGGTCGATGTACCTCGGCGCCGGCTCGCGCTCGGGCGCCGGTCGAGCCTCGGCGCCGTGGACGGGCCGTGCCTCGACCTCGGCAACTGCGGGGGCGGGGACGGGGGGCAGTTCGACCGGCTCGGGCGACGGCGCAACGGCCGAGTCGTCCGCGGGCGACGGCGTCGAGACGGCGGTCTTGCGGAGGCGAGGCGAGCCGGACGACTCCCGGCGTGGACGCGTCTCGTTGGCCATGTCGATCGGAGCTCCTCGTTGGCAATCATCGCGACCCGGGGCGGCCGAGGCGGCCGGGCCGGGGGCAAGGGCGGGGGGGCCGCGGAGAGCCAGGACGGCGCCGCGGGTGGGTTCGGAGTCGGTCGTGCGGGAGACGTGATCGGGTCGATGCGTGGAGGAGATTTCAGGAGCCGGAATTGCCGCGCCCCGAGGAACGCCTGGGACCGCCCGGGGGCTTGAAGCGTCGTCCGCCCCTCGTGGGGGCCCCGCTCCCGCCCGGGCCAGGAGTCGGGCCACTCCGGTCGGCCCGCTTGGCGGCCGCGACCTGGCGGCGGATGGCCGCCTCGCCGTGCTTCTTGCGGTTCTCCGCCTTCAGGTCGGCCCAGAATTGATCGACGGTGGCGCGAAGTTGCTCCTCATCCCCATGGTTCAGCAGCACCCGGTCGACACTCACCCGCTTGCGATCGACGGAGAGCTGAGAGGCCTCGCGGCGCTTCAGCTCATCGGCCGTCCAGCCCCTCGAGGTGGCCACCCGCTCGATCCGAGCCGACTCGGGTGAGTCGACGAAGATGACCAGGTCGCACAGGTCGGCCCAGCCGGCTTCGAGCAGCACCGCGGCGTCGAGGATGATCATCCGGTGCTGCTTGCGTCGCAGCACACGGCCGATCGCCTTCTCGAAGGTCCGACGCATGGCCGGGTGGAGGATGTCCTCCAGCGCGAGCCGCTCGTTCGGATTGGAGAAGACGATCCGCCCGAGCGCCTTGCGGTCGACCTTGGCGAGCTCGTCGGGCCCTTCGGGCTCGGCGAAAACCGAGGGGCCGAAGTGCTCGCGAATCGAGTCGCGTGCCGGCGACTGATCGAGCAAGGCGTGCCCGACCTTGTCGGCATCGATGACGAAGCCGTCGTGCTCGGCCAGCAGCGCAGCGACCCGGCTCTTGCCGGAACCGATGCCGCCGATCAGGCCGATGACGGGGATCAGGCCGTGGAGCCAGGGGCCGGGCGAGCTGCGCGGCGATTCAGATTCGTTGCGGGTGGGGTGGGCCATGAGCCGTGGTCGAATTGGGAGATCGGATGGATGTGAATTGGTGTGGAGACGCGGGCAGGGGTCGATGCGGAATCGAAGTCTTCGCGAGAACGCCGGATCGACAACTGACGAAGAATCGTCGCACGACCTGTCTTGATTCTTGCAGGCAGCCTCACCCGTCGCAGGGTCGAGGAAGCTCGTCACCGAGGCCGGTGTTCAGTTGAAGTGAATCGAAAGGCGGTAGTGAACGTGAGAAAGTCCCGAGATGATCAACCCCGACCCGGGGCACGGTCAGAGCGAGGCGCTCAACCGGAGATCATGATGGGCGGTGCAAGACCGTTGAGCGGGAAGCAAGCAGACGATGTCTCTTTATACCCCGGTGGCATCGCGCTCGCAACTCCATTCCGTGGCACGGACCAATTTGTCACATGAAAACCCGGAATTTCAGGCGGGCCGCACATCCAGCCAGTTGGGCCCGACGGAGACGTCGACTTTGAGGGGGACATCCAGCGTCAGCGCCGTCGTCATCGACCGCCGCACCAGCTCCGTCAGCGCCGGAATCTCCTCGTCGGGGGCCTCGAACAGCAACTCGTCGTGGATCTGAAGCATCAGGCGGGCCTTGAGCCCCTGCCGCCTCAGCTCGGAGTCGACCAGCAGCATCGCCTTCTTGATCAGGTCGGCCGCAGACCCCTGGATCACCGTGTTCACCGCGAATCGCTCGGCCTGCGTCTTCATCCGCTCCGACGTGTTCTTGATCCCCTGGATTGGTCGCCGTCGTCCCAGAATCGTCTCCACCCGCCCGGTCGCCTGAGCAGACTCAAGCGTTCGGCGTATGAAAGCCGCAACCCCCTCATACTCGCGGAAATAAGCGTCAATGAATGCACCGGCATCCTTCTGACTGATCCCCAGTCGGGCGGCCAGTCCGAACGCCTGGATCCCGTAGATCACGCCGAAGTTGACCGTCTTGGCCATCCGCCGCTGGGCGCTCGTCACCTCGGCCTCGGGCACGCCGAAGATCCGCCCGGCGACCGCCGCGTGGATGTCGTGGTCGCTGGCGAACGCGTGCACCAGCGCCGGATCCTTCGAAAAATGCGCGAGCACCCGCAGCTCGATCTGCGAATAGTCGGCCGTCAGGATCGACCACCCCGGATGGCCCGCGACGAACGCCTGGCGGATTTGCCGGCCGTCCTCGGTTCGCACCGGGATGTTCTGCAAGTTCGGGTCGCTGGAGCTGAGCCGACCGGTCGCCGTCACCACCTGGTTGAACGACGCGTGGACGCGGGCGTCGACCGGGTGGACCAGGGTCGGCAGGGCGTCCAGGTACGTCGACTTCAGCTTGCTCAGCTGCCGGTGGTCGATCAGGAGCCTGGGGAGCGGGTGCAGCGGGGCGAGTTCTTCCAGGACGTCGGCCGCGGTGCTCGCCTCTCCGCCTGGTGTCTTCTTCGGCGAAGGCAGCTTGAGCTCATCGAAGAGCACCTGACGGAGTTGCAGAGTGGAGCCGATGTTGAACGGATGCCCCGCCAGCGCATAGATCTTCTCCTCGATCTCGGCGATCCTGCCGGCGAACTCGACGGAAAGCTCCGCCAGCCGCGCGATGTCCACCTTCACGCCCACGTCTTCCATCGCCGTCAGCACGGCGATCAAAGGCCGCTCGACCTCATCATAGAGCATCCAGAGCCCCTCCTCGCGCACCTTGGGCGCCAGGATCGCCTCGATCCGCCAGGTCGCGTCGGCATCCTCGCCGGCGTACTCGGCCACCTTGGCCACGTCCACCTTGTCAATCGTCGTCTGCGTCTTCCCTTTGCCGATCAAGGCCGTGATCGGGATCATCGAGTGGTCGAGCAGCCGCATCGAGAGCTGGTCGAGGTTATGGTTCCGCTCGCCGCTTTCCAGCAGGTAGCTCAGCACCATCGTGTCGGAAATCGGCGCCGTGATGTGCAGCCCAGCCCTGCCCAGCACCAGCATGTCATACTTGATGTTCTGGCCGATCTTCTCGACCATCGGATCGGTCAAGATCGGCCTGATCGCATCCAGCGTCGTCGCCAGGTCGAGCACCCTGGCCCCCTCGGGCCCCTTCACAGGCAGGTAATAGGCCTTGCCCTGCTCCCAGCAGAACGAGAGCCCCACTAGCTCGGCTTGCAGCGGGTCGATCGACGTCGTCTCGGTGTCAACCGAGATCCTCGGCTGTTTTCTCAGCTCGACCAGGAACGCATCAAACGCCTCGGGCGTGTCCACCGACACATACTCGGCCACCCACGCGGCTTGTTCGGGGCGTGGAGCATCCCCCAGGTCACGCAAGAATGTATGGAACCCGCATTCCATGCAGAGCGTCCGCAGCGCCGGAATGTTCGCCTGGCTGACCTTCAGGTCGTCCCAGTCGATCCCCAACTCAAGGTCATCCTTCAGCTCGATCAGCACCCGCCCCCGGCGAGCCGTCTCGGCATGCTCACGCAAATTCTCCTTGCGCTTGGCCCCCGCCACCTTGTCGATATTGGCGAGCAGGTTGTCCAGGGTCCCGAACTGCTGGAGCAGCGTCGTCGCGGTCTTCAGGCCGATCCCCGGAATCCCCGGCACATTGTCGACCGTGTCGCCCGTCAGCGAGAGCAGGTCCACCACCTGATCGGGCCTGATCCCCCAGTCGGCCAGCAGCGCCGCCGGGTCCATGATCTCATCCTTGCGCAAATTCACGATCTTGACGTGATCCGACAGGAGCTGCCGAGCGTCCTTGTCGGCCGTGCAGATGTAAACGTCCATCCCGCGCGCCTCGCCCTGCCTGGCAAGCGTGGCGATGACGTCATCGGCCTCGTACCCGGGCTGGATCAAGACCGGCACGTCGAAGCCTTCGAACACCCGACGGATCACCGGAATCTGCGAGACCAACTCGACCGGCATCTCGGCCCGCTGCCCCTTGTACTCCGGGAAAATGTCCGACCTGAGCAGCTTCCCCCCGCCGTCGAACGCCGCCGCCAGATAATCCGGCTTCCGCTTGCTGAGCAGGCTCAAAACATCCCTGAACATCCCGAACGTCGCATTCGTCGGCTGCCCACCCGGCCCCGCCATCTCCTTGGGAATGGCGTGGAAGTTCTGGAAGATCAGCGAATACGCATCCAGAACATAGAAGACGGGTCGGGCAGTCATTGGGCAATTCTTCTGGGGAGAAGGGAAAGGCCGGACGCGAACGGCAGGCTATCTCTCCGCCCGATGACCGTCAAGGCAAGCAGAGTCAACGTCAGGATCGAGCGGGAATCGTCGTCGCAGCACGAATAAGCCTCTGGCCCATCCAGGCTGAGGAAAAAGGCTTCTCTCGACCTCGTCAGAACATCTAAAACCGAAGCCCAAGGGAATCGATCTCTGCAATATTCTCGATAATATTCACCGTTGCTTATCCTTGCGACCATTTCGAAATCGCCGAAGGAAGCCAGGGAAGGA
It encodes:
- the coaE gene encoding dephospho-CoA kinase (Dephospho-CoA kinase (CoaE) performs the final step in coenzyme A biosynthesis.): MAHPTRNESESPRSSPGPWLHGLIPVIGLIGGIGSGKSRVAALLAEHDGFVIDADKVGHALLDQSPARDSIREHFGPSVFAEPEGPDELAKVDRKALGRIVFSNPNERLALEDILHPAMRRTFEKAIGRVLRRKQHRMIILDAAVLLEAGWADLCDLVIFVDSPESARIERVATSRGWTADELKRREASQLSVDRKRVSVDRVLLNHGDEEQLRATVDQFWADLKAENRKKHGEAAIRRQVAAAKRADRSGPTPGPGGSGAPTRGGRRFKPPGGPRRSSGRGNSGS
- the polA gene encoding DNA polymerase I; its protein translation is MTARPVFYVLDAYSLIFQNFHAIPKEMAGPGGQPTNATFGMFRDVLSLLSKRKPDYLAAAFDGGGKLLRSDIFPEYKGQRAEMPVELVSQIPVIRRVFEGFDVPVLIQPGYEADDVIATLARQGEARGMDVYICTADKDARQLLSDHVKIVNLRKDEIMDPAALLADWGIRPDQVVDLLSLTGDTVDNVPGIPGIGLKTATTLLQQFGTLDNLLANIDKVAGAKRKENLREHAETARRGRVLIELKDDLELGIDWDDLKVSQANIPALRTLCMECGFHTFLRDLGDAPRPEQAAWVAEYVSVDTPEAFDAFLVELRKQPRISVDTETTSIDPLQAELVGLSFCWEQGKAYYLPVKGPEGARVLDLATTLDAIRPILTDPMVEKIGQNIKYDMLVLGRAGLHITAPISDTMVLSYLLESGERNHNLDQLSMRLLDHSMIPITALIGKGKTQTTIDKVDVAKVAEYAGEDADATWRIEAILAPKVREEGLWMLYDEVERPLIAVLTAMEDVGVKVDIARLAELSVEFAGRIAEIEEKIYALAGHPFNIGSTLQLRQVLFDELKLPSPKKTPGGEASTAADVLEELAPLHPLPRLLIDHRQLSKLKSTYLDALPTLVHPVDARVHASFNQVVTATGRLSSSDPNLQNIPVRTEDGRQIRQAFVAGHPGWSILTADYSQIELRVLAHFSKDPALVHAFASDHDIHAAVAGRIFGVPEAEVTSAQRRMAKTVNFGVIYGIQAFGLAARLGISQKDAGAFIDAYFREYEGVAAFIRRTLESAQATGRVETILGRRRPIQGIKNTSERMKTQAERFAVNTVIQGSAADLIKKAMLLVDSELRRQGLKARLMLQIHDELLFEAPDEEIPALTELVRRSMTTALTLDVPLKVDVSVGPNWLDVRPA